A region from the Caldicellulosiruptor naganoensis genome encodes:
- a CDS encoding MBL fold metallo-hydrolase produces MFFKCIEVGDILTNCYIFGEKEVVIIDPGDDATRIESVVVENNLVPSAILLTHGHFDHILGCHYLKQRFKIPIYAHEDEMVILQNPNYNLSYMVGNEVIINCDKYFKDGDILEFGNLRLKVIHTPGHTPGSSCFLYENNILFSGDTLFKDSFGRCDLPLGNEGQIFESIKNKLLILPKNVKVYPGHGIPTTIDEELKNFQEK; encoded by the coding sequence ATGTTTTTTAAATGTATTGAAGTTGGGGATATTTTGACAAACTGCTATATATTTGGTGAGAAAGAGGTTGTGATAATTGACCCGGGAGATGATGCAACAAGGATTGAAAGTGTAGTTGTTGAAAATAATCTTGTGCCGTCTGCAATACTTCTTACTCACGGCCATTTTGACCACATCTTAGGCTGTCATTATCTAAAACAAAGGTTTAAGATTCCAATCTACGCACATGAAGATGAAATGGTGATATTACAGAATCCGAATTATAATCTTTCATATATGGTGGGGAATGAGGTAATAATAAATTGTGATAAGTATTTCAAAGATGGTGATATACTTGAATTTGGAAACCTGAGGTTGAAAGTTATCCACACACCTGGACACACACCCGGTTCGAGCTGTTTTTTGTATGAAAATAATATCCTTTTTTCAGGAGACACACTTTTTAAAGATTCTTTTGGAAGGTGCGACCTTCCACTAGGAAATGAAGGACAAATTTTTGAGTCTATAAAAAATAAACTCTTAATTTTACCAAAGAATGTAAAAGTATATCCGGGTCATGGAATTCCTACTACAATAGATGAAGAGTTGAAAAATTTTCAAGAGAAATAA
- a CDS encoding coproporphyrinogen III oxidase: MFLKDIILKRGNSKLKITYYSNSQKFLYDFQHIIRAFYPNAEINFGSGGDIHFKAQFEGFNVTIKAQEPGKELAARNFLLTEDEHESKRIFGKNLYDILKALTNKELPWGILTGIRPTKIAYPLVKANMPVEEASKYLQREYYISKKKSLLLLEVAKNEIEVLKRVDSFAACLYIGIPICPTKCLYCSFSCHELNKKIESLLDLYTQALLTELERTYKLIEKNENKIVAIYFGGGSPAVLGVGNVKRIFESLLANLNKEDIREITFEAGRPDTINESLLELLALYKKDFNMRLCINPQTSNDRTLQIIGRNHSFEDIKRAFELAREYGFENINSDVILGLPNEKEEDFQKTIYDVLSLNPASITVHTLSIKRASVLRFKWQDYWFMDEGTVNNLLDWTKSILSEEGYIPYYMYRQKNMIGNFENVGYSKRGFEGLYNVMIMQEKHNIYACGAKAVSKFIFENDRIERVFNPADIQLYISRILNI, encoded by the coding sequence ATGTTTTTAAAAGACATAATTTTAAAAAGGGGTAACTCAAAGTTGAAGATTACATACTATTCAAATAGCCAAAAATTCTTATATGATTTTCAACATATAATACGAGCATTTTATCCGAATGCAGAAATAAACTTTGGAAGTGGTGGGGATATTCATTTTAAGGCGCAGTTTGAAGGCTTTAATGTTACTATAAAAGCACAAGAGCCTGGTAAAGAACTTGCAGCAAGAAACTTTTTGCTCACAGAAGATGAACATGAATCAAAGAGAATATTTGGGAAAAATCTTTATGACATTTTAAAAGCTTTAACTAATAAAGAACTTCCGTGGGGTATTTTAACGGGGATAAGACCAACTAAAATTGCATATCCACTTGTAAAAGCTAATATGCCAGTTGAAGAAGCTTCTAAGTATTTGCAAAGAGAATACTATATATCTAAAAAGAAAAGCCTTCTTCTTCTTGAGGTTGCTAAAAATGAAATTGAGGTTTTAAAGAGGGTTGACTCTTTTGCTGCGTGTTTGTACATTGGAATACCCATCTGTCCAACTAAATGTTTGTATTGTTCATTTTCTTGTCATGAACTCAACAAAAAGATAGAGTCACTTTTAGACCTATACACTCAAGCGCTTTTGACAGAGCTTGAGAGGACATATAAACTGATTGAGAAAAATGAAAATAAGATAGTTGCTATCTACTTTGGCGGAGGAAGCCCGGCTGTTTTAGGTGTTGGGAATGTAAAGAGGATTTTTGAAAGTTTACTTGCCAATTTGAATAAAGAAGATATTCGTGAGATTACATTTGAGGCGGGAAGACCAGACACTATAAACGAGAGTCTTTTAGAACTTTTAGCACTTTACAAAAAGGATTTTAATATGAGGCTTTGTATAAATCCTCAGACATCAAATGACAGAACACTTCAAATAATAGGTAGAAATCACTCATTTGAGGATATTAAAAGGGCATTTGAGCTTGCAAGAGAATATGGGTTTGAGAACATAAACAGCGACGTGATTTTAGGTCTTCCGAACGAAAAGGAAGAGGACTTTCAAAAGACAATTTATGATGTGCTAAGTCTAAACCCTGCTTCAATTACCGTTCATACGCTCTCAATAAAGAGAGCTAGTGTTTTGAGGTTCAAGTGGCAGGACTATTGGTTCATGGACGAAGGCACAGTGAACAATCTTCTTGATTGGACAAAATCCATCTTGAGCGAAGAAGGATATATTCCTTATTATATGTACAGACAAAAGAACATGATAGGCAATTTTGAAAATGTTGGATATTCAAAAAGAGGTTTTGAAGGGCTTTACAATGTCATGATAATGCAAGAAAAGCACAACATATATGCTTGCGGTGCAAAAGCTGTTTCGAAATTCATATTTGAAAATGACAGGATTGAAAGAGTATTCAATCCTGCTGATATACAACTTTACATCTCGCGAATTTTAAATATTTAA
- a CDS encoding RelA/SpoT family protein, whose product MEEKFEQLIKKVKKYATEEDINLIKKAYEFAKKHHDGQERSSGEPYIVHPLEVALILADLELDIASIVAGLLHDVVEDTSASLQQIEQEFGSEIASLVDGVTKLGKLEFTSKLEQQAENYRKMLIAMAKDIRVILIKLADRLHNMRTLKYLPPEKQRQKAQETIDIYAPLAHRLGISKIKWELEDLSLRYLDPEGYYDLVEKIAKKRVEREEYIQRIINLISEKLKEANIEVGQIDGRPKHFYSIYRKMKQQGKTLEEIYDLFAIRIIVNSVKDCYGVLGIIHTLFKPMPGRFKDYIAMPKPNMYQSLHTTVIGPEGEPFEVQIRTFDMHRTAEYGIAAHWKYKEGRIKSTDEDEKFAWLRELLEWQKELKDAKEFMESLKINLFSDEVFVFTPKGDVISLPQGSTPIDFAYAIHSEIGNKMAGAKVNGKLVPIDYELKNGDIVEIITSPNVHGPSQDWLKIVKSPQAKSKINAWFKRERKEENIQKGKDILEKEIKKMNLPMQYAFKEDVLQAVSQRYGYRTPEDMFAALGYGGITVGKIALRIKEEIKKYIKEDENKEVQIEKPKPTKASSNNGILVKGVENVLVRFAKCCNPVPGDEVIGYITRGRGVSIHRRDCPNVEQYLKEPERIVEAEWNVTKDAKFDAQINILANDRTGILMDITNLLGENKISVKAIQGRTTRDRIANINLTVEISSTEQLEKIIRKLRKIDSVFDVQRVKGG is encoded by the coding sequence TTGGAGGAGAAATTTGAACAGCTGATAAAAAAGGTGAAGAAGTACGCAACAGAGGAAGATATCAATTTAATCAAAAAGGCCTATGAATTTGCAAAAAAACATCATGACGGGCAGGAAAGAAGTTCTGGTGAACCATATATAGTACATCCCTTAGAAGTTGCGCTGATTTTAGCTGACCTTGAGCTTGATATTGCATCGATTGTGGCAGGGCTGTTGCACGATGTTGTGGAGGATACCTCTGCGTCACTACAACAAATCGAACAAGAGTTCGGTAGCGAAATTGCATCTTTGGTTGATGGGGTTACAAAACTTGGCAAGCTTGAGTTTACAAGCAAGCTTGAGCAGCAGGCAGAAAACTATCGTAAGATGCTCATTGCAATGGCAAAAGATATAAGAGTGATTTTGATAAAGCTTGCTGACAGGCTGCACAATATGAGAACTTTGAAGTACTTGCCTCCTGAAAAGCAGCGTCAAAAAGCGCAAGAGACAATTGACATCTATGCACCGCTTGCCCACAGACTTGGAATTTCGAAAATAAAATGGGAACTTGAGGACTTATCTCTTCGCTATCTTGACCCAGAAGGGTATTATGACCTTGTTGAAAAGATAGCAAAAAAAAGAGTTGAAAGAGAGGAGTATATCCAGAGGATAATTAATCTTATATCTGAAAAACTTAAAGAAGCAAACATTGAAGTTGGCCAGATAGATGGAAGACCAAAACACTTTTACAGCATATACAGAAAGATGAAGCAACAGGGAAAAACATTAGAAGAGATTTACGACTTGTTTGCTATAAGAATTATTGTAAACTCTGTAAAAGATTGCTATGGAGTTCTTGGCATAATCCATACATTGTTTAAGCCAATGCCAGGCCGTTTTAAAGATTATATTGCAATGCCAAAACCTAATATGTATCAGTCACTTCACACAACAGTAATAGGACCTGAAGGAGAGCCGTTTGAGGTTCAGATTAGAACCTTTGACATGCACAGAACAGCAGAATATGGAATTGCTGCACACTGGAAGTATAAAGAGGGAAGGATAAAGTCTACTGATGAGGATGAGAAATTTGCATGGCTCAGGGAACTTTTAGAGTGGCAAAAAGAGCTAAAAGATGCAAAAGAGTTCATGGAGTCTTTAAAAATCAACCTCTTTTCTGATGAAGTATTTGTGTTTACACCAAAAGGCGATGTTATAAGCCTGCCACAGGGTTCAACTCCCATTGACTTTGCATATGCAATACACAGCGAAATAGGCAACAAGATGGCAGGAGCTAAAGTCAATGGCAAGCTTGTGCCAATTGACTATGAGCTCAAAAATGGTGATATTGTTGAGATTATAACATCACCCAATGTCCACGGTCCTTCTCAGGACTGGCTAAAGATTGTTAAAAGCCCTCAGGCAAAGAGCAAAATCAATGCGTGGTTCAAAAGGGAAAGAAAAGAAGAGAATATCCAAAAAGGGAAGGACATCTTAGAAAAAGAAATCAAGAAGATGAATCTTCCAATGCAATATGCCTTTAAGGAAGACGTCTTGCAAGCAGTTTCACAGCGCTACGGATACAGAACACCTGAAGACATGTTTGCAGCACTTGGCTATGGTGGAATTACAGTTGGCAAGATTGCCCTAAGGATCAAAGAAGAGATAAAAAAATACATTAAAGAAGACGAGAACAAGGAAGTTCAGATAGAAAAACCAAAGCCCACAAAAGCGTCTTCTAACAACGGTATTTTAGTAAAAGGTGTTGAAAATGTGCTTGTGAGATTTGCAAAGTGCTGCAATCCTGTACCTGGTGATGAGGTAATAGGGTATATCACAAGAGGAAGAGGCGTTTCAATCCACAGGCGTGACTGTCCTAATGTTGAACAGTACTTAAAAGAGCCTGAGAGGATAGTGGAAGCTGAGTGGAATGTTACAAAAGATGCAAAGTTTGATGCACAAATTAACATTTTAGCAAATGATAGAACGGGCATTTTGATGGATATAACAAACCTGCTTGGTGAGAACAAGATTTCAGTAAAGGCAATTCAAGGAAGAACAACACGCGACAGGATTGCAAATATCAATTTGACTGTTGAGATAAGCTCAACAGAACAGCTTGAAAAGATAATAAGAAAACTTCGAAAAATTGACAGCGTATTTGACGTTCAGCGTGTAAAAGGAGGCTAA
- a CDS encoding radical SAM protein, whose amino-acid sequence MRYQQLLESCTICPRECRVNRLKGEMGFCKIANGIKLSDAFLHFGEEPCISGKNGSGTVFFSGCNMGCVFCQNYEISQKRFGMYIDVEKLAMIFLNLQAKGAHNINLVTPTIYVPYIIDALEIAKRKGLNIPVVYNTSAYEKPETIELLRGYVDIFLPDLKHFDDWIAIKYSNAPLYFEYATKSILKMYELVGDVKIENGIMKKGIIIRHLVLPMHTDDSIKVLSWIRDNLKGKVLLSLMSQYYPAYRAGEYKEISRRLTKREYQKVVDFVLENGLDYGYIQS is encoded by the coding sequence TTGCGTTACCAACAACTTCTTGAAAGTTGCACAATTTGTCCTCGGGAGTGCAGGGTAAACAGACTCAAAGGTGAGATGGGGTTTTGTAAAATTGCAAATGGGATTAAGCTCTCAGATGCGTTTTTGCATTTTGGAGAAGAACCATGTATTTCAGGCAAAAACGGTTCTGGCACTGTGTTTTTCTCAGGGTGTAATATGGGCTGTGTGTTTTGCCAAAACTATGAGATTAGCCAAAAAAGGTTTGGCATGTATATAGACGTTGAAAAGCTTGCAATGATATTTTTAAACCTTCAGGCAAAGGGTGCTCACAATATAAATCTTGTCACACCCACAATCTATGTTCCTTATATAATTGATGCGCTTGAAATTGCAAAAAGAAAAGGGCTCAATATTCCTGTTGTTTACAACACATCAGCCTATGAAAAACCAGAGACGATAGAGCTTTTAAGAGGGTATGTGGATATTTTTTTGCCTGACCTAAAACATTTTGATGATTGGATAGCAATAAAATATTCAAATGCTCCTTTGTACTTTGAATATGCCACAAAGTCAATCTTAAAGATGTATGAACTTGTTGGAGATGTAAAGATAGAAAATGGTATAATGAAAAAAGGTATCATAATTCGCCACTTAGTTCTACCGATGCACACGGACGATTCAATAAAGGTGCTTAGCTGGATAAGAGATAACCTGAAAGGGAAAGTACTTTTAAGTCTTATGAGCCAATATTATCCGGCTTACAGAGCGGGGGAATACAAAGAGATTTCAAGAAGGCTTACAAAAAGAGAGTATCAAAAGGTTGTTGACTTTGTTTTAGAAAACGGCCTTGATTACGGGTATATTCAAAGCTAA
- the dtd gene encoding D-aminoacyl-tRNA deacylase: MRAVVQRVKRASVVVDGEIVGKIDRGLCVLVGVANDDTEEDANYLCEKIVNLRIFEDEASKFNLSLKDVNGEILVVSNFTVMGDARKGRRPNFMFAADKEKAERLYNYFVNRLKTLVGRVECGIFQAHMEVEIVNDGPVTILLDSKKVF; encoded by the coding sequence TTGAGAGCAGTTGTACAAAGGGTAAAGAGAGCATCTGTTGTTGTTGATGGCGAGATTGTTGGGAAAATTGACAGAGGACTTTGTGTATTGGTTGGTGTAGCGAACGATGATACAGAAGAAGATGCAAATTATCTTTGTGAAAAGATTGTAAATCTTAGGATATTTGAAGATGAAGCATCTAAGTTTAATCTATCCTTGAAAGATGTAAATGGAGAAATTTTGGTTGTTTCAAACTTTACAGTTATGGGTGATGCAAGAAAGGGAAGACGACCAAATTTCATGTTTGCGGCAGACAAAGAAAAAGCAGAAAGGCTTTATAACTATTTTGTGAACAGGCTAAAAACACTGGTGGGCAGAGTTGAGTGTGGAATTTTTCAGGCTCATATGGAAGTTGAGATTGTAAATGACGGTCCTGTTACAATTCTTCTTGACAGCAAAAAAGTCTTCTGA
- a CDS encoding fibronectin type III domain-containing protein yields the protein MLYRIVKKLVAILCIVGILIPHFNLQGYSQTLGSSLGLTVVRDVNGVYKITKNSISVKWNAVEEAAYYTVEAAYSNSQIDFSTATTNTYCDITNLKAATLYKITVSAKDESGEVITTQSIYVITEFKLYAEPEPDPAKEEDIPLGFGGDKPKLIISFHKINISLDYQNDIGFRGYNVFVGKSQTGADANQYFIDSNTNEIYKYLKSGNLTIPVELVRDGKKQFASEDKGIVSMTVYDKYDGIDTPELYPGTIYYIIMNPKMDNTSVIYKPLSNISCPTLMQVSAAKIGEIEKDGKILALVRVQWKGVDPGNYKQDEIKYQAYYATNANELPRDSLPPQNIFATTSYNQNEAYIPGLSMTTKYYYIRVEAVFADGTKIPSALIKVSVTELGDIPPTPRNCQAETVSQTEIKVSFDKPVSDDVYYRYQIWYSTQYNDVLDADNNPTVYKLVYISENYNPNIDGFVSNNFEISQDGKRYSYRVKNLKPNTVYYFKVRIINLSDLNSPKKSDFSLVFVGTTKPIPTLVVPPIDDNFITKIEVDKNKITIYTYQDKFLEDVRANVYDYVRNSVGLNYQSVEESVYYHVYVCKYTWDENKILFSFEISSEELKGQNKIEVSGLEPNTVYYIRFKVKVVLLDKSYFSGFSKAYVVATKPEPVPPTISRPEIPKNFMIAPENGALTQTSVKLRWNTKQNQSYVILQTFKPLEDISLSLDETIKYFTNTLKQKVEIYSQNQSGSFVVQQVVYDVYSQNASVGARVYIDVTSPCTFTNLAPNTLYYFSIKAIENGMESFWGSIAVTTSPIEKPENLVIFLRDPSGHGLTIQWQGNQAYGYQVFVKAETDTVFTMVYSGNISPFSIIDSKTALFRYYIGNLKSNTLYHIRVRSIHIPTGKVSLFAEVLARTLFNQSDFEEQQRKIKEQEESRIREIQNQKQPIMVIENSSDKYFLYLIDQNALDEIERSSSSEFVIDFTRATYSSAKGQVQFSYKVADKLERMQKSLVIKYRNVTIKVPAGALNVPEIEVLSKRHNIEKGNILLFAEVSRVSGISVPSGYELDSDVVNFKLGAKYYYNDEVLISNLAKPVSIVIVYNQLIVLPNEKRVVYSFSDNAFVDKFNIDKIANKIVFNVTKTGSYGILKASISSNYTSSKYKDDIVYLAYKYGLSDLYVNFSKTLTQEYANELLKKVFSTQLENIKNGNLTRQEAIYLLARLYETKKNMLVDSILVTKSTNFNPDGRYKKYILAMMSIGVIDTDLNPTDYILVDEFVHYIVNLEKLLNY from the coding sequence ATGTTGTACAGGATAGTGAAAAAACTTGTTGCTATTTTGTGTATTGTGGGAATTTTGATACCGCATTTTAATTTACAAGGTTATTCTCAAACCTTGGGCTCTTCATTAGGCTTGACTGTTGTGCGAGATGTCAATGGTGTTTATAAAATAACTAAAAATTCTATATCAGTAAAATGGAATGCTGTTGAAGAGGCTGCTTATTATACAGTTGAAGCTGCTTATTCAAATAGTCAAATAGATTTTTCAACTGCAACAACCAATACATATTGTGATATAACAAATCTTAAAGCGGCAACGCTTTACAAAATAACAGTGTCTGCAAAAGATGAAAGTGGTGAGGTAATAACTACGCAGTCCATTTATGTCATTACAGAGTTTAAGCTATATGCTGAGCCAGAGCCAGATCCTGCAAAAGAGGAGGATATTCCACTTGGCTTTGGAGGAGATAAGCCAAAGCTTATTATAAGTTTTCACAAAATAAATATATCTCTTGATTACCAGAACGATATAGGATTTAGAGGATATAATGTGTTTGTTGGAAAAAGTCAAACAGGTGCTGATGCCAATCAGTATTTTATAGACAGCAATACGAATGAAATATATAAATACTTAAAAAGTGGAAATCTAACTATTCCAGTTGAGCTTGTAAGGGATGGCAAGAAACAATTTGCTTCAGAAGACAAAGGAATAGTGAGTATGACAGTTTATGACAAATATGATGGAATAGATACCCCTGAGCTTTATCCGGGAACGATTTATTACATCATCATGAACCCCAAAATGGACAACACCAGTGTTATATACAAACCACTTAGCAACATATCCTGCCCCACTTTGATGCAAGTAAGTGCCGCTAAAATAGGCGAAATTGAAAAAGATGGTAAGATTTTGGCTTTGGTGAGAGTGCAGTGGAAAGGAGTTGACCCTGGAAATTATAAACAAGATGAGATAAAGTATCAGGCATACTATGCAACAAATGCGAACGAACTGCCGCGAGATAGCCTGCCTCCTCAGAACATCTTTGCAACAACTTCCTATAATCAAAATGAAGCCTATATACCTGGTCTTTCTATGACAACAAAGTATTATTACATTAGAGTTGAGGCAGTTTTTGCAGACGGGACTAAAATTCCATCTGCTTTAATTAAGGTTTCAGTGACAGAGCTCGGTGACATTCCGCCAACACCAAGAAACTGTCAAGCTGAAACAGTCTCCCAGACAGAAATTAAAGTATCATTTGACAAGCCTGTTTCTGATGATGTGTATTACAGGTACCAGATTTGGTACTCAACCCAGTACAATGACGTATTGGATGCAGATAATAATCCTACAGTGTATAAACTGGTGTACATATCTGAAAACTACAATCCCAATATAGATGGGTTTGTTTCAAACAATTTTGAAATTTCTCAAGATGGGAAAAGGTATAGTTATCGTGTTAAAAATCTTAAACCGAACACAGTTTACTATTTCAAAGTAAGAATAATCAATCTTTCTGACCTAAACAGTCCAAAAAAATCGGATTTTTCCCTGGTATTTGTAGGAACAACAAAACCAATACCAACCTTAGTTGTCCCACCAATTGATGATAATTTTATAACTAAGATAGAAGTTGATAAAAATAAGATTACAATCTATACATATCAGGATAAGTTTTTGGAGGATGTGCGTGCTAATGTATATGACTATGTGAGAAATAGTGTCGGGCTGAACTATCAAAGTGTAGAGGAGTCTGTATATTATCATGTATATGTATGCAAATATACATGGGATGAAAACAAGATACTATTTTCTTTTGAGATTTCAAGCGAGGAATTAAAAGGTCAGAACAAAATTGAGGTATCTGGTCTTGAACCAAATACTGTTTACTATATCAGATTTAAAGTAAAGGTTGTACTTCTTGATAAAAGCTATTTTTCAGGCTTCAGCAAGGCATATGTTGTTGCAACAAAACCAGAACCAGTTCCTCCTACAATTTCAAGACCTGAAATTCCTAAAAACTTTATGATAGCTCCAGAAAATGGAGCTTTGACCCAGACCTCTGTTAAGCTGAGATGGAATACAAAACAGAATCAATCATATGTAATCCTACAAACGTTTAAACCCTTAGAAGATATTAGTTTGAGCTTAGATGAGACTATAAAGTATTTTACCAATACTTTGAAGCAAAAGGTTGAGATTTATTCGCAGAACCAGTCGGGTAGTTTTGTAGTTCAGCAAGTGGTATATGATGTATACTCTCAGAATGCCTCAGTCGGGGCAAGAGTTTATATAGATGTTACATCACCTTGTACTTTCACAAACCTTGCTCCCAATACCCTGTATTACTTCTCAATCAAGGCAATAGAGAATGGCATGGAATCTTTCTGGGGAAGTATAGCAGTTACAACATCACCTATTGAAAAACCTGAAAACTTAGTTATTTTTTTACGAGATCCAAGTGGACATGGACTGACTATACAATGGCAAGGCAATCAAGCTTATGGGTATCAGGTATTTGTAAAGGCAGAGACGGATACGGTATTCACTATGGTTTACTCTGGCAACATTTCTCCTTTTTCTATAATTGACTCAAAGACAGCGCTGTTTAGGTATTACATCGGAAATCTAAAATCTAATACACTTTATCATATAAGAGTGAGAAGTATTCATATTCCTACAGGGAAAGTATCATTGTTTGCAGAAGTCTTAGCAAGAACACTTTTTAATCAGAGTGATTTTGAAGAGCAACAAAGGAAAATAAAAGAACAAGAAGAAAGCAGAATAAGAGAAATTCAAAACCAGAAACAGCCCATTATGGTTATAGAAAACAGCTCTGATAAGTATTTTCTTTATCTTATTGACCAAAATGCTCTTGATGAGATAGAAAGGTCAAGTAGTAGTGAATTTGTGATTGACTTTACAAGGGCGACCTATAGCAGTGCAAAAGGTCAGGTTCAGTTTTCCTATAAAGTAGCTGATAAGCTTGAAAGGATGCAGAAAAGTCTTGTTATAAAATACAGGAATGTAACTATAAAAGTGCCAGCTGGGGCTTTAAATGTCCCCGAAATAGAAGTTCTTTCTAAGAGGCATAACATTGAAAAAGGAAATATATTGCTTTTTGCAGAGGTTAGCAGAGTTTCGGGTATTTCTGTGCCATCAGGGTATGAATTAGATTCAGACGTTGTGAACTTTAAACTGGGTGCTAAGTACTATTACAACGATGAAGTTCTTATTTCTAACCTTGCAAAGCCGGTAAGTATTGTAATTGTTTATAATCAATTAATTGTACTTCCAAATGAAAAACGGGTTGTGTACAGCTTTTCGGATAATGCTTTTGTAGACAAATTCAATATAGACAAAATAGCAAATAAGATTGTGTTTAATGTTACCAAAACGGGTTCGTATGGTATTCTGAAAGCTTCAATCTCATCAAATTATACAAGCAGTAAATACAAAGACGATATAGTTTATCTTGCTTACAAATATGGTCTTAGTGATTTGTATGTCAATTTTTCGAAGACTTTAACTCAAGAATATGCAAATGAGCTTTTGAAAAAAGTATTTTCAACTCAGCTTGAAAATATTAAAAATGGAAATCTTACACGCCAAGAAGCAATTTATCTTCTTGCAAGGCTGTATGAGACAAAAAAGAATATGTTAGTAGATAGCATTCTAGTTACTAAATCAACCAATTTCAATCCAGATGGTAGGTATAAAAAATATATCTTAGCGATGATGTCAATTGGAGTTATTGACACTGATTTAAATCCAACTGATTATATACTTGTAGATGAGTTTGTTCATTATATTGTCAACTTAGAAAAACTTTTAAATTACTAA
- the wecB gene encoding non-hydrolyzing UDP-N-acetylglucosamine 2-epimerase — translation MIKTLIVFGTRPEAIKMAPLVKELQSDANFEVRVCVTAQHRQMLDQVLEIFDIKPDYDLNIMKHNQSLYSVTADVILKFEEVLKKEKPDIVLVHGDTTTTFASALSAFYFKTKVGHVEAGLRTFNKFSPFPEEMNRKLTAALCDIHFAPTKRAKLNLLKEGINEEDIFVTGNTVIDTLKYTIKKDYKFREPILNEVDYTKRIITLTAHRRENFGKPHENIFEAVLSLANEFDDILFVYPVHLNPNVKDVAERILKNHPRIILINPIDVDDMHNLMAKSYLVMTDSGGLQEEAPSLGKPVVVLRDTTERPEAVLANTVKVAGTDKEKIVEILRKLLSDNEEYSKMAHAVNPYGDGFASKRIKDALLYYFGYKNERPEEFKGSDMYV, via the coding sequence ATGATAAAAACTTTAATAGTATTTGGTACAAGACCTGAGGCAATCAAGATGGCACCTTTGGTAAAAGAGCTTCAAAGTGATGCAAACTTTGAAGTTCGTGTGTGTGTAACAGCTCAGCACAGGCAGATGCTTGACCAGGTTTTGGAAATATTTGATATAAAGCCGGACTATGATTTGAACATTATGAAACACAACCAAAGTCTTTATTCTGTAACAGCTGATGTTATATTAAAATTTGAAGAGGTTTTAAAAAAAGAAAAGCCAGACATTGTTTTGGTGCATGGTGATACAACTACAACCTTTGCATCAGCTTTATCTGCCTTTTATTTTAAGACAAAAGTTGGACATGTTGAGGCAGGGCTGCGCACTTTCAATAAATTCTCACCTTTTCCAGAGGAAATGAACAGAAAACTCACAGCAGCTCTTTGTGATATTCACTTTGCACCCACAAAAAGGGCAAAACTGAATTTATTAAAAGAAGGAATTAATGAAGAAGACATTTTTGTCACAGGAAACACAGTGATTGACACCTTAAAATACACTATAAAGAAAGATTATAAATTCAGAGAACCAATTTTAAATGAAGTTGACTATACAAAAAGGATAATAACACTCACTGCTCACCGGCGAGAAAATTTTGGAAAACCACATGAGAACATATTTGAAGCAGTGCTGAGTTTAGCAAATGAATTTGATGACATTCTTTTTGTGTACCCTGTACATTTAAACCCTAACGTTAAGGATGTTGCAGAGAGGATTTTGAAAAATCATCCACGAATTATTTTGATAAATCCTATTGATGTTGACGATATGCACAATCTTATGGCAAAAAGCTACTTGGTTATGACAGACTCTGGCGGTCTTCAGGAAGAGGCACCTTCTTTGGGCAAGCCTGTTGTTGTTTTGAGAGATACAACAGAACGTCCTGAGGCAGTTTTGGCGAACACTGTCAAGGTTGCAGGAACTGATAAAGAGAAGATAGTGGAGATATTGAGAAAGCTTTTGAGTGACAATGAAGAGTACTCTAAAATGGCTCATGCGGTAAATCCTTATGGAGATGGATTTGCTTCAAAGAGAATAAAGGACGCACTTTTATACTATTTTGGCTACAAAAATGAAAGACCAGAAGAGTTTAAAGGAAGTGATATGTACGTTTAG